GCCTCGGCCCAGAAGCTCTCGGGGTCGGCCAGCGAGCGCGCATGGACCTCGTGATATCGGCCTTTTCCTTCGAGGCTTTCCTGGACGTTCATACCCGGCTCCCGCTTCCTCTTATTCGCTGGCATCGACCTGACGGCGAAAGCGCTGTTCCGCCATGATCAGGGTCAATGCCCGCGCTGTTTGGCGGGTATTTTCCCGGGAACGGGCTGCGGTTCAAGCTGAAAAGAACATTCCGGTTGCGCGTAGTCGGGTCGTCTTGCCGCGCGGGGACTGCGCTCCCTCTCCCGCTCGCGGGGGAGGACTGGGGTGGGGGTGCTTCCGCGTAGAACGCCCCCGAGTGGAGAGAGCCCCCACCCGGCGCTTCGCGCCGACCTCCCCCGCGAGCGGGAGCGGTAACTGAGCACGCGGCGCTGCACGAGAAACTCAAGCGCCGTTAGCTATCCGTCAGCCGCTGCAAACGCGCCTGCATGGCCTTCTTCAGGTCATAGCCGGGCCGGCCGAAGCTCGCGTTGCGGGCATTCAGGAAATCGCGCTGGGTGCGACGGAGGTCGCTCGCGGTGCGGCCGCTCGAGGACTTCAGCACGCGCGCATAGGTGTCGGCGATCTGGCGGTCGAGCACACCCAACTGCGGATCGGAGCAGATCATCTTCTCGACCTCGCGCTTGGCCGTGGCGCAATCGAACGACGGGCCGCTGTCGTCGGCGGACCGCGCGTGCAGCGGGCGCGACGGCTGGGCGCCGAACCTGGCGATCTCCGCGATCATGGTGCGGCGGCCGTCGGCTGCATTCTCGTTGCCGGGATCGAGCCGCAGCGCCGTCTCGTAATCGGCCAGCGCCTTCTTGCGCTCGCCCATCTTGCCGTAGAGCACGGCGCGATTGTTGTAGGTGAGCGCGAAGTTGGGATCGAGTTTCAGCGCGGCGTCATAGTCGCTCAGCGCAGTACCGAGCTCACCCTTGAACTGGTAGGAATCGCCACGGTTGGTGAAGAAATTCGGTCGATGCTCCAGCTTGAGCGCCTGGTCGTAGTCCGCAATCGCCTTGTCGTACTCGTTCTTCGCTGCGTAGGACAGGCCGCGATTGTTGTAAAATTCAGCCTCCGTGGGATCGAGCCGGATCGCCTCGCTGTCGTCGGCAATGCCCTTGTCGAGCTGGCCGAGCTTCTTGTAGGCGGCGCCGCGGTTGGAATAGCTGCGGGCATGGTTCGGATCGAGCCGCAGCGCTTCGCTGAGATCCCGGATCGCTTTCTCGTGGTCGCCGCGGAGGTAATAGGTCGCGCCGCGGTCGGACCAGGCTTGCGCGTAGTCCGGCTTCAGCTTGATCGCCTGGTCATAATCGGCAACGGCACGGTCGAGCCGGCGCTGGTTGGTGTAGACGATGCCGCGCAGCTCGTAGGCTTCGGCATCCTTCGGATCGAGCTCGATCGCCTTGCTGAGGTCCGCCGCCGCACGATTGAGATCACCGCCCTCCTCGCGCAGGAGATCGCCGCGCAGGCGAAAGGCCCGCGCGTTCCTGCCGTCGAGCGCGATGGCGCGGTCGAGATCCTTCAAGGCATCTGCCGAGCCGCCGGAGGTTCGTGCATTGGCGTCGGCGCGCACGACCAGCGCCGCAGCGCGGTCGACGGCCGCATTTGCCGTCTGGTCGATGATGGTGGTGCAGGCCGCGATGAGCCGCGGAATGGGCTCCTTGCTGCCGAGAACGCAATCGACCACGGTGCCGCCCGCTGCCGCGGGGCCGGCAGCAAGGGCGAGGCCGAACGCAAGGGAGACGCCAAGCAGCGCGGATATGGCTGGGAATGAGAGTTGCGCGGAATGATGCGGACCGCACATGGCGATGGCTCCGTGACGACGGCTTTCTCCGTTGTCGCAGTCGCGCGGAGACAGGTTCAAGCCGATTCCCCCTCTGCCCGCTTGCCGCGCCGTGGCAGTCAATACCCGTCGACGCCGTTCAGCCGCTGCAAGCGATCCTTCATCGTCTTCTTCAAATCATACCCCGCCCGGCCGAATTCGGCGTTGCGGCGGGCGATGAAGTCGTCCTGCTCGCGCTGGAGGGTTTTGGCTTCGGCAGGGCTACGGGCCTCGCGCATGGCGCGCGCGTTGGCGGCAAAGATCTCGCGGTCGAGATCGGCGAGCTCGGGACTGGCGCAGATCGCCTTCTCCACGCCGCGGCGAGCGCGCACGCAGTTGAAGCTCGGCTTGCCGGCGACCGCCATCTGCGCGCCCAGGCGCTCAAGCTCCTGCGCCATCGCCTTGTGGTTGGCCCTCGCCTTCTCGTGATTGGGATTGATCCGCAGCGTCGCGCCAAAATCCTGCACCGCCTTGGGCCGGTCGCCCTTCTTCAGCCAGAGCTCGCCGCGGGCGTTGAAGATATCGGCGAGCGAGGGATCGAGCAAAAGCGCGCGGCTGTAATCGGCGATGGCGCGATCGATCTGGTCGTGCCGCGCAAGCAGCGCGCCGCGCGCGACCAGCGCCTTGACCAGATCGGGCTTGGCCGTCTTCTCGTTGTCGATCACGTCGGCGCAAACGGATGTCGCCTTCTCGACGTCGTCCGCCGCCGTCGCCGCCAGGCACGGCGCAACGTCGACCTGCCCGACCGCAGCCGGCTCGCCGCCGGTCGCGGCCCGGCCAGCATGAGCCGACAGCGCGCACACAACCAGGGCGGCGCAAGAACACTGGATCAGAGCAGGAAGTCGCATCGTCTTTGCAGTCGGAAATTTTGACCTCGTGGAGCCGATGTCCACTATACAGCCGGATTGATGCTAGTTTGTCGCATCTCTGCCGTTAAGGTTCCTGGGGATATCTCGTGTCGACCTTCGAATGGATCATCGCACTTCTGCTCGGCGCCGTTGCCTTATCGGCGTTGGCGCGGCGGATCAAGGTCCCCTACCCGACCTTTCTTGCAATCGGCGGCGCCGCTGTCGCGTTCGTGCCGTCCAGTCCATCCTGGACGTTGCAGCCCGACCTCGCTTTGGCGCTTTTTGTCGCACCGGTGCTGCTGGACGCCGCCTACGACACCTCGTTGCGCGATCTTCGCAACAACTGGGTTCCGGTCTCGACGCTCGTGGTGGCTGCGGTCGGCTTGACCACGGCCGGCGTCGCGGTGGTGGCGCATTGGCTGATCCCCGATATGCCCTGGGCCGCCGCGGTCGCGCTCGGCGCGATCGTGGCGCCACCGGATGCGGCTGCTGCGGTCGCCATCCTGCGCCAGGTCCGCCTGCCCTATCGCATGGTCAAGGTGCTCGAGGGCGAGAGCCTGCTGAACGATGCGAGCGCGCTGCTGATCTATCGTATCGCGGTCGGCGCGGTCGTGATGGAGCACCTGAAGTGGAGCGAGATCGCGCCGACGATCGTGCTCGCGCTCGGCGGCAGCGTCGTCGCCGGCTTTCTCGCCGCGCGGATCATGCCGCTGTTCATCACGCGGATCACGGAAGCGCCGAGCGCGATCATCGTCCAGTTCGCCACGACGTTCATGATCTGGATCGGCGCCGAGCATCTCGGCCTCTCCGGCATTCTGACCATCGTCGTCTACGCCATGACCATCGCGCGCATGGCGCCTGCGCGCATGCCGGCGCGGCTACGCGTGCCGTCCTACGCAGTGTGGGAGACGACCGTGTTCGTGCTCAACGTGCTCGCCTTCATGCTGATCGGGTTGCAGATGCGGCCGATCTGGTCGCGCCTCGCGCAGGACGTACGCTGGGAATATTGCGTGGCCGCAGGTTGGATCCTGCTCACGGTGATCCTGGTGCGGCTCACCTGGGTGATGACCTATCGCGCGACCCTGCGCACGCTGATCGCACACGGCATCTATTGCCCAAAGGACCCGAATGCGGTGGCCTCGCCCAAGGGCGGCATCATCGTGGCCTGGTGCGGCATGCGCGGCCTCGTCACGCTCGCCACCGCCTTTGCGCTGCCGGAGAACTTCCCCTATCGCGACTTCATCCTGTTCATCGCCTTCGCCGTCGTGCTGGGATCGCTGGTGATCCAGGGACTGACCTTGCGGCCGCTGATCCTGGCGTTCGATCTCAAGGACGACGATCCCGTCTCGGGCGAGGTCGCGCGCGGACGCGCGCTCGCCTATCAGGCCGCACTCGACGAGATCGACGCCGATCCCTCGGAAGAGGCGGAGATCCTGCGGCTGGAATATCGCGCGCTGCTGATGCAGGCCGAGAACGATCCCAATGGCGGCGTCGCCAGCGGCGAATTGCCCGCCGATCCCCTGCGTCGCCGCGCCATCGACGCGGCCCGCAGGACCATCTTCGACCTGCGCGCCACAGAGGTGATCGGCGACGACGCGTTTCACAAGCTCGAGGAGGAGCTCGATCGTGCGGAGCTGAGCGCGGGAGGATGATGCGCGGCGTGTCCGCACTTTCGCCAGGACGACGGCTGTGCAGGACGACGCCTACGCTCCCGACTTGCACGTGATGCCGCCGTCGACGATGAGCTCGATGCCGGTGACGTATTTCGACTCGTCGGAGGCCAAAAACAGCGCGGCGTTGGCGACGTCCCAGGCGTCGCCCATGTGGCCCATCGGCACCTGGGCGTCGCGCGCGCGCCACATCGCCTCGACATCGCCCTTGGCGTAGCTGGCGGCGAGACCTGCGGAATGCTCGACCATCGGCGTCTTCATCAGGCCGGGCAGGATCGCGTTGACGCGGACGTGGTGACGCGCGAACTCGACCGCCGTGGTGCGCGTCATCATGTTCATGGCAGCCTTCGACGTGCCGTAGGTGACGTAGGAGAGCCCCATGTGGCGGATCGAGGCGATCGAGGAGATGTTGATGATCGAGCCACCGCCCTGCTTTGCCATCACCGGGATCACCTGCTTCATGGCAAGATAGGCGCTCTTGAGGTTGACGGTAAAGACGCGGTCCCAGCTTTCCTCGGTCACCTCGACCACGCTGCCCATCTCGGCGATGCCGACATTGTTGTCGAGCACGTCGATGCGGCCATAGGCCTTGAGGCACGCCGCAACCATGACCTCGATGTCGCTCGCGCGCGACACGTCGGCGGTGAAGGCGGCCGCCTTGCCGCCCTCGCTGGTGATGATCTTCGCGGTCTCCTCGGCCGCAGTGCCGTTGCGGTCGACGCAAAACACCGACGCGCCCTCGCGCGCAAAGGTCACGGCGGTCGCCTTGCCGTTGCCCCAGCCCGGGCCGATCGAGCCGGCGCCGACCACCATCGCGACCTTGCCCTTGAGCCGATCCATCGCGCTTCTCCTTTTTACTTCTGTTGTTCTTCGCAGATGCTCATCTTGGTGATGTTAGCACCGATCGGATGACCGAAAATCTCCGACAACGTCCGGCATTTTCCCTCGCTGCACAACCGCCATTCACCGGCAGCGCCGGAATTGCCGAGCACGACCTCATGCATCGGCGGGCGCTTCGGCTGCCATTGAAACCAGCCGCCAACGAGCCGTGCCTCCGGCGGCGGCTCCATGCCGGCGCCCGAGC
This region of Bradyrhizobium sp. CCGUVB1N3 genomic DNA includes:
- a CDS encoding SDR family NAD(P)-dependent oxidoreductase, with the translated sequence MDRLKGKVAMVVGAGSIGPGWGNGKATAVTFAREGASVFCVDRNGTAAEETAKIITSEGGKAAAFTADVSRASDIEVMVAACLKAYGRIDVLDNNVGIAEMGSVVEVTEESWDRVFTVNLKSAYLAMKQVIPVMAKQGGGSIINISSIASIRHMGLSYVTYGTSKAAMNMMTRTTAVEFARHHVRVNAILPGLMKTPMVEHSAGLAASYAKGDVEAMWRARDAQVPMGHMGDAWDVANAALFLASDESKYVTGIELIVDGGITCKSGA
- a CDS encoding sodium:proton antiporter; translated protein: MSTFEWIIALLLGAVALSALARRIKVPYPTFLAIGGAAVAFVPSSPSWTLQPDLALALFVAPVLLDAAYDTSLRDLRNNWVPVSTLVVAAVGLTTAGVAVVAHWLIPDMPWAAAVALGAIVAPPDAAAAVAILRQVRLPYRMVKVLEGESLLNDASALLIYRIAVGAVVMEHLKWSEIAPTIVLALGGSVVAGFLAARIMPLFITRITEAPSAIIVQFATTFMIWIGAEHLGLSGILTIVVYAMTIARMAPARMPARLRVPSYAVWETTVFVLNVLAFMLIGLQMRPIWSRLAQDVRWEYCVAAGWILLTVILVRLTWVMTYRATLRTLIAHGIYCPKDPNAVASPKGGIIVAWCGMRGLVTLATAFALPENFPYRDFILFIAFAVVLGSLVIQGLTLRPLILAFDLKDDDPVSGEVARGRALAYQAALDEIDADPSEEAEILRLEYRALLMQAENDPNGGVASGELPADPLRRRAIDAARRTIFDLRATEVIGDDAFHKLEEELDRAELSAGG
- a CDS encoding tetratricopeptide repeat protein is translated as MCGPHHSAQLSFPAISALLGVSLAFGLALAAGPAAAGGTVVDCVLGSKEPIPRLIAACTTIIDQTANAAVDRAAALVVRADANARTSGGSADALKDLDRAIALDGRNARAFRLRGDLLREEGGDLNRAAADLSKAIELDPKDAEAYELRGIVYTNQRRLDRAVADYDQAIKLKPDYAQAWSDRGATYYLRGDHEKAIRDLSEALRLDPNHARSYSNRGAAYKKLGQLDKGIADDSEAIRLDPTEAEFYNNRGLSYAAKNEYDKAIADYDQALKLEHRPNFFTNRGDSYQFKGELGTALSDYDAALKLDPNFALTYNNRAVLYGKMGERKKALADYETALRLDPGNENAADGRRTMIAEIARFGAQPSRPLHARSADDSGPSFDCATAKREVEKMICSDPQLGVLDRQIADTYARVLKSSSGRTASDLRRTQRDFLNARNASFGRPGYDLKKAMQARLQRLTDS
- a CDS encoding DUF1850 domain-containing protein, translating into MAAATAGNGRGRVSLCLASVGAVKALALTAFTLIWTHSIEKIDWQEDWRVTPAGLELVQARVKGSGAGMEPPPEARLVGGWFQWQPKRPPMHEVVLGNSGAAGEWRLCSEGKCRTLSEIFGHPIGANITKMSICEEQQK